One genomic segment of bacterium includes these proteins:
- the gyrA gene encoding DNA gyrase subunit A: MIAKKLFPVPIEEEMKNSYLDYAMSVIVSRALPDVRDGLKPVHRRILWSMYEENVLPDRPHKKSAWIVGQVMGRYHPHGDAAIYESLVRLAQDFETRYPLIDGHGNFGSIDGDSPAAMRYTEVRLAPIAMEMLSDIEKDTVEWLPNYDGSLKEPSVLPAKIPHLLLNGSAGIAVGMATSIPPHNLTEVIDALLLLIEKPRASLNEIMNVLKGPDFPTGGIIFASPQKLKEIYKKGKGQLPIQAVTHFEELSGGRSAIVVTEIPYQVNKAKLIEQIADLVKARKVEGIADLRDESDKEGLRVVIELKRDAQPKKVLNYLLKHTALRTTFGVNMLALVDGTPRLLGIIDILNNFIQHRKEVVLRRSQYDLNKAKARAHILEGLLKALDHIDRVIRIIRSSSSPAEAKKNLMDFLKITEEQAQAILDMRLSQLTRLERSQIEGELKSLREEIKRLEGIIKSPKKLLEVIKEELEEIKRKYGDGRRTRILHEEPKEITEEDIIPEEEMVVILTRDNYIKKVPLSSFQGGRKGLTLTTKEEDSISHLFVASSHSTLLFVTDRGQCYSLRAFEIPQTSRQAAGTALDNLLTLQEGERIRCAIPLPSKEGYLFLATVKGLVKRLELKEINGGKRGVQIMRLEENDRLCSALLTDGEQQILLTTKKGMGIRFSEKDVRPMGRSAGGVKGISLGKDDEVISAEAISPKSFIILASERGFLKKIGENDVRVQGRGGKGIILWRTNKKSGLVACVGVMENNDRFLLSSAKGNVYHFKVKDLKEGKRETQGVQMVELPQDDKIASLGKIVRGS, from the coding sequence ATGATAGCGAAGAAGCTTTTCCCCGTTCCAATAGAAGAGGAGATGAAGAACTCCTATTTGGATTACGCGATGAGCGTAATCGTCTCCCGCGCCCTTCCCGATGTAAGGGACGGTTTGAAGCCTGTTCATCGGCGAATCCTCTGGTCCATGTATGAGGAAAACGTGTTGCCCGATAGACCACATAAGAAATCGGCTTGGATTGTCGGGCAGGTGATGGGTAGATATCATCCTCATGGAGATGCTGCAATCTATGAATCACTTGTTCGTTTGGCACAGGATTTTGAAACTCGTTATCCCTTGATAGATGGGCACGGCAACTTCGGCTCAATAGACGGCGATAGCCCAGCGGCGATGAGATACACGGAGGTAAGGTTAGCCCCCATAGCTATGGAAATGCTCTCGGATATAGAGAAGGACACAGTGGAATGGCTTCCCAACTACGATGGTTCACTAAAAGAGCCATCCGTCCTTCCCGCAAAAATTCCCCATCTTCTTTTAAACGGCTCCGCTGGCATCGCCGTTGGAATGGCGACATCCATTCCGCCCCACAATTTAACCGAGGTCATTGACGCCCTTTTGCTACTCATTGAGAAGCCCCGCGCCAGCTTGAACGAAATCATGAACGTCCTCAAAGGACCAGATTTCCCCACAGGTGGCATCATCTTCGCCTCTCCCCAGAAATTGAAGGAAATATATAAGAAGGGAAAAGGACAGCTTCCAATTCAAGCTGTGACCCATTTTGAGGAATTAAGCGGAGGAAGAAGCGCTATCGTCGTCACGGAGATACCCTATCAAGTTAATAAAGCGAAGCTAATTGAACAGATAGCGGATTTAGTGAAAGCGAGGAAAGTGGAAGGGATAGCGGATTTGAGGGATGAATCGGACAAGGAGGGTCTGCGGGTTGTTATTGAGTTGAAGCGGGATGCCCAACCCAAGAAGGTGCTTAACTACCTTCTCAAGCATACCGCTTTGAGGACGACATTCGGGGTCAATATGCTCGCCTTAGTTGATGGAACACCCCGTCTTCTCGGCATCATAGATATCCTTAACAACTTCATCCAACATCGCAAGGAGGTTGTTCTTCGCAGAAGTCAATATGATTTGAACAAGGCTAAGGCAAGGGCTCATATATTGGAGGGACTTCTCAAAGCCTTAGACCATATAGACAGGGTTATCAGGATAATTAGGAGTTCATCCTCGCCGGCAGAAGCAAAGAAGAACTTGATGGATTTCCTCAAGATAACCGAGGAGCAGGCGCAGGCGATTTTGGATATGCGTCTCAGCCAGCTCACCCGCCTTGAAAGAAGCCAGATAGAAGGAGAGCTAAAGTCGCTTAGGGAAGAGATAAAGCGACTTGAGGGAATCATCAAATCTCCGAAGAAATTGCTTGAGGTCATAAAAGAAGAATTGGAAGAGATAAAGAGAAAATATGGAGATGGGAGAAGGACGCGCATTCTCCACGAGGAGCCAAAGGAGATAACGGAAGAGGATATCATCCCTGAGGAGGAGATGGTGGTCATTTTAACGAGGGATAACTACATTAAAAAAGTGCCGCTCTCCTCATTCCAAGGTGGGAGGAAGGGCTTAACTTTGACGACTAAAGAGGAGGATTCCATCTCCCATCTATTCGTTGCCTCAAGCCATTCTACCCTTCTCTTCGTGACGGATAGGGGGCAATGCTATAGCTTGCGTGCATTTGAAATTCCCCAAACCTCCCGCCAAGCCGCGGGGACTGCTCTTGACAATCTCCTCACCTTACAGGAAGGCGAGAGGATAAGATGCGCGATTCCCCTGCCCTCAAAGGAAGGCTACCTCTTCTTGGCGACTGTTAAGGGATTGGTGAAGAGATTAGAGCTTAAAGAGATAAACGGTGGGAAGAGGGGTGTGCAAATAATGAGGCTGGAGGAAAATGACCGTCTATGTTCCGCCCTCCTCACGGATGGCGAACAGCAGATTCTTTTAACCACCAAGAAAGGGATGGGGATAAGGTTCAGCGAGAAAGATGTTCGCCCAATGGGAAGAAGCGCTGGTGGTGTTAAGGGGATATCGCTTGGGAAGGATGACGAGGTCATCTCCGCTGAGGCGATATCTCCAAAATCTTTCATAATCCTTGCCTCGGAAAGAGGGTTTTTGAAGAAGATAGGGGAGAATGATGTAAGGGTGCAGGGGCGAGGGGGTAAGGGAATTATTCTCTGGAGGACAAACAAGAAATCGGGATTGGTTGCCTGTGTGGGAGTTATGGAGAACAACGATAGATTCCTTTTGAGCTCAGCAAAGGGAAATGTGTATCATTTCAAGGTCAAGGATTTGAAGGAAGGAAAGAGGGAAACGCAGGGGGTGCAAATGGTAGAGCTCCCCCAGGATGATAAGATAGCCTCTCTTGGAAAGATAGTGAGAGGTAGCTGA
- a CDS encoding archease, which translates to MLRYRTIRHTADKAIFAWGRDLPELFENSAYGMFSLIADIRNLKLEVERKIEIKNDQQDYAILLADWLGELLYIFDAEKILFCQFKIESLDEKGVKSVCGGVRARPDLPWRGSYVKAVTYHRLKIEKKGQVYRATLFFDV; encoded by the coding sequence ATGCTAAGGTATAGAACTATTCGCCACACAGCCGATAAAGCTATTTTCGCTTGGGGAAGAGATTTACCAGAGCTTTTTGAGAATTCAGCTTATGGTATGTTTTCCCTTATCGCTGATATAAGAAATTTGAAGCTCGAGGTGGAAAGGAAAATAGAGATTAAGAATGACCAGCAAGATTACGCCATTTTGCTCGCTGATTGGCTTGGCGAGCTTCTTTATATTTTTGATGCGGAGAAAATTCTCTTCTGCCAATTCAAAATTGAATCGCTTGATGAAAAAGGCGTAAAGTCTGTATGCGGAGGTGTGAGGGCTCGTCCCGACCTTCCCTGGCGAGGCTCTTATGTAAAGGCGGTAACTTATCATAGATTGAAGATAGAGAAAAAGGGACAAGTCTATCGCGCAACTCTTTTCTTTGATGTTTAA